The proteins below are encoded in one region of Pseudonocardia sp. DSM 110487:
- a CDS encoding bifunctional 2-polyprenyl-6-hydroxyphenol methylase/3-demethylubiquinol 3-O-methyltransferase UbiG, whose product MADADRERWDARHAVAVAADAGVPAPPDALRGRTELLPPGGRALDVACGRGTVAVWLAERGFTVDAVDVSPVALEAGRELAAREGVTVRWLLHDLDAGLPDSGPYDLVVCQRFRDPARYPELAARLAPGGLLVVTVLSEVGEGPGPFRAPAGELLAAFGAFEVLHHVERDGEATVVARVNGRSSTSARR is encoded by the coding sequence ATGGCCGACGCCGACCGGGAGCGCTGGGACGCCCGCCATGCGGTCGCCGTTGCGGCGGACGCCGGGGTGCCGGCGCCGCCCGACGCGCTGCGTGGCCGGACGGAGCTGCTCCCGCCCGGCGGCCGGGCCCTCGACGTGGCCTGCGGCCGCGGCACCGTGGCCGTGTGGCTGGCGGAGCGGGGGTTCACCGTGGACGCGGTGGACGTCTCCCCGGTGGCGCTGGAGGCAGGGCGGGAGCTGGCGGCGCGGGAAGGCGTGACCGTGCGGTGGCTGCTGCACGACCTCGATGCCGGGCTGCCGGACAGCGGACCGTATGACCTCGTCGTCTGCCAGCGGTTCCGTGACCCCGCCCGCTACCCGGAGCTGGCCGCCCGCCTCGCGCCGGGCGGGCTGCTCGTCGTGACCGTGCTGTCCGAGGTGGGCGAGGGACCCGGGCCGTTCCGCGCGCCCGCGGGGGAGTTGCTCGCGGCGTTCGGCGCGTTCGAGGTGCTCCACCACGTCGAGCGGGACGGTGAGGCCACCGTCGTGGCCCGGGTCAATGGGCGGTCTTCGACGTCAGCCCGTCGGTGA
- a CDS encoding MFS transporter — translation MSSPAPSGRRIAIASFVGTAIEFYDFYIYGTAAALVFGAVFFPSFSPLAGTLAAFATYAVGFVARPLGAILFGHYGDRIGRKRMLIVSLVLMGAATVAVGLIPSYETIGVLAPVLLVIARFLQGIGLGGEWGGAVLLATEYAPPGKRGLYSAFPQLGPAVGFLLGNALFLLLDATMSDETFRTVGWRIPFLASAVLLVVGYYIRMRIAETPVFQAAMDRQERSRVPFVDLLRSQPKTLLLATLSFILAHTLFYTVTTFALSYGTTALHLDRTTMLLAAMVAVAVMGVATLWFAVQSDRIGRKRLCMASAVLAALWAFPLFWLIDTGNPLLITLGMTGGLLCFAMLYGPMGAFLPELFRVRFRYSGASFAYSASGIVGGGISPLVATDLLARTGSSAAISAYVFVIALVCVAGLVPLRETKDADFTDGLTSKTAH, via the coding sequence GTGAGCTCCCCCGCACCGTCCGGCCGGCGTATCGCGATCGCGAGCTTCGTCGGCACCGCGATCGAGTTCTACGACTTCTACATCTACGGCACGGCCGCGGCGCTCGTGTTCGGCGCGGTGTTCTTCCCGTCGTTCTCGCCGCTCGCCGGCACGCTCGCGGCGTTCGCGACGTACGCCGTCGGATTCGTCGCGCGGCCACTGGGCGCGATCCTGTTCGGCCACTACGGCGACCGGATCGGGCGCAAGCGGATGCTGATCGTCTCGCTCGTGCTCATGGGCGCGGCCACGGTGGCGGTCGGCCTGATCCCGTCGTACGAGACGATCGGGGTGCTCGCGCCCGTGCTGCTGGTGATCGCCCGGTTCCTGCAGGGCATCGGGCTGGGCGGCGAGTGGGGCGGCGCGGTGCTGCTCGCCACCGAGTACGCGCCGCCCGGCAAGCGCGGCCTCTACTCGGCGTTCCCGCAGCTCGGACCGGCGGTCGGGTTCCTGCTCGGGAACGCGCTCTTCCTGCTGCTGGACGCGACGATGTCCGACGAGACCTTCCGCACCGTCGGCTGGCGCATCCCCTTCCTCGCCTCGGCCGTGCTGCTCGTGGTGGGCTACTACATCCGCATGCGGATCGCCGAGACGCCCGTGTTCCAGGCCGCGATGGACCGCCAGGAACGGTCCCGAGTGCCGTTCGTCGACCTGCTGCGCAGCCAGCCGAAGACACTGCTGCTCGCAACCCTGTCGTTCATCCTCGCGCACACGCTGTTCTACACGGTCACCACGTTCGCGCTGTCCTACGGAACCACAGCGCTGCACCTGGACCGCACCACGATGCTGCTGGCCGCGATGGTCGCCGTGGCCGTCATGGGGGTGGCGACGCTGTGGTTCGCCGTGCAGTCCGACCGCATCGGCCGCAAGCGGCTCTGCATGGCGTCGGCCGTGCTCGCGGCGCTGTGGGCGTTCCCGCTGTTCTGGCTGATCGACACCGGCAACCCGCTGCTGATCACGCTCGGCATGACCGGCGGGCTGCTCTGCTTCGCGATGCTGTACGGGCCGATGGGCGCGTTCCTGCCGGAACTGTTCCGGGTGCGGTTCCGGTACTCGGGCGCCTCGTTCGCCTACAGCGCGAGCGGCATCGTTGGCGGCGGCATCAGCCCGCTCGTCGCCACGGACCTGCTCGCCCGCACCGGGTCGAGCGCGGCGATCTCGGCCTACGTGTTCGTGATCGCACTCGTGTGCGTGGCCGGCCTCGTGCCGCTGCGGGAGACGAAGGACGCCGACTTCACCGACGGGCTGACGTCGAAGACCGCCCATTGA
- a CDS encoding Gfo/Idh/MocA family protein, with protein sequence MTGPVRVGVIGAGVISTEYLRNLTRLPDLDVRAVGDLDEERARAQAAAFGVPRGGSVTAVLDDEEIELVVNLTVPQAHVDVALQAIAAGKHVWNEKPIGLDRESTRKLLDAARAAGRRVATAPDTFLGPGIQTARRLVESGAIGTPLTALTLLQSPGPESWHPNPDFLFQDGAGPLFDLGPYYLTALVQLLGPVSQVSAVTSRARAVRTVGSGPRAGQRFDVTVPTHVAAIYRFGGGASAQSLFSFDSAVKRRTIEISGTEGTIAVPDPNTFAGEIVVHRMDGDAVTTPAVPAPATRGTGVLELARAVRAGRPERASGELGEHVLDVMISTIEAAERGVAVDLATALEVGPALPEDWDPTALTLVP encoded by the coding sequence ATGACGGGCCCGGTCCGGGTGGGCGTCATCGGCGCGGGCGTCATCAGCACCGAATACCTGCGCAACCTGACACGCCTCCCCGATCTGGACGTCCGCGCGGTCGGCGACCTCGACGAGGAGCGGGCCCGCGCTCAGGCGGCCGCGTTCGGCGTACCGCGTGGCGGCTCGGTGACGGCGGTGCTCGACGACGAGGAGATCGAGCTCGTCGTCAACCTCACCGTGCCGCAGGCGCACGTCGACGTCGCGCTGCAGGCCATCGCCGCCGGCAAGCACGTGTGGAACGAGAAGCCCATCGGCCTGGACCGCGAGAGCACCCGCAAGCTGCTCGACGCGGCGCGGGCCGCGGGGCGGCGCGTGGCGACCGCGCCCGACACGTTCCTCGGCCCTGGCATCCAGACCGCGCGCAGGCTCGTCGAGTCCGGTGCGATCGGCACGCCGCTCACGGCGCTGACCCTGCTGCAGAGCCCCGGCCCCGAGTCGTGGCACCCCAACCCGGACTTCCTCTTCCAGGACGGGGCCGGCCCGCTGTTCGACCTCGGCCCCTATTACCTCACAGCGCTCGTCCAGCTGCTCGGCCCGGTCTCGCAGGTCTCGGCGGTCACGTCGCGGGCGCGTGCCGTGCGCACGGTCGGGTCGGGGCCCCGCGCGGGGCAGCGCTTCGACGTCACCGTGCCCACCCACGTCGCCGCGATCTACCGGTTCGGGGGCGGCGCGAGCGCGCAAAGCCTCTTCAGCTTCGACTCGGCGGTGAAGCGGCGCACCATCGAGATCTCCGGCACCGAGGGCACGATCGCCGTCCCCGACCCCAACACGTTCGCGGGCGAGATCGTCGTGCACCGCATGGACGGCGACGCGGTCACCACACCCGCCGTCCCCGCGCCGGCCACCCGTGGCACCGGGGTACTCGAGCTGGCCCGCGCCGTGCGGGCCGGGCGACCCGAGCGGGCGTCCGGCGAGCTGGGCGAGCACGTGCTCGACGTGATGATCTCCACGATCGAGGCCGCCGAACGCGGAGTGGCGGTGGACCTGGCGACCGCGCTGGAGGTCGGGCCCGCCCTCCCCGAGGACTGGGATCCGACGGCGCTCACACTCGTCCCGTGA
- a CDS encoding sugar phosphate isomerase/epimerase, giving the protein MTSLSVQLYTLRELLAEDLPGTLDRLAGLGFAHVEPFRLTDYAAQLGPALAASGLTAPTAHQHVVGTGHEDEIFGTAATLGVGTVFDPRIDRQRFESADGVAAVAEDLNAAAAVAEKHGVRIGYHNHAQELEIVHDGTTALDLLASHLDDAVVLEVDTYWAAVGGQDPVALLKRLGDRVTAVHVKDGPATADPIDQVPVGQGDLPVREILAAAPHALRVVELDDTRGDRFQAVADSITWLRAEGLA; this is encoded by the coding sequence GTGACCTCCCTCTCCGTTCAGCTCTACACCCTGCGCGAGCTGCTGGCCGAGGACCTGCCGGGCACGCTCGACCGCCTCGCCGGGCTGGGATTCGCCCACGTCGAGCCGTTCCGGCTCACCGACTACGCGGCGCAGCTCGGCCCGGCGCTCGCGGCGAGCGGGCTCACCGCACCTACGGCGCACCAGCACGTGGTCGGCACGGGCCATGAGGACGAGATCTTCGGCACCGCCGCCACGCTCGGCGTGGGCACGGTGTTCGACCCGCGCATCGACCGGCAGCGTTTCGAGAGCGCGGACGGGGTGGCCGCCGTCGCCGAGGACCTCAACGCCGCGGCCGCCGTCGCCGAGAAGCACGGCGTGCGCATCGGTTACCACAACCACGCCCAGGAGCTGGAGATCGTGCACGACGGCACCACGGCCCTCGACCTGCTGGCCTCCCACCTCGACGACGCCGTCGTGCTGGAGGTCGACACGTACTGGGCCGCGGTCGGCGGTCAGGATCCCGTGGCGCTGCTGAAGCGGCTCGGCGACCGGGTCACGGCCGTGCACGTCAAGGACGGGCCGGCCACGGCCGATCCGATCGACCAGGTGCCGGTCGGGCAGGGCGACCTCCCGGTGCGGGAGATCCTCGCCGCCGCCCCGCATGCGCTGCGGGTGGTCGAGCTCGACGACACCCGGGGCGATCGGTTCCAGGCCGTCGCCGACAGCATCACGTGGCTGCGTGCCGAAGGACTGGCATGA